From a region of the Deferrivibrio essentukiensis genome:
- a CDS encoding porin, whose amino-acid sequence MKKFLAVMFVALFAVSAFAADWGLYGSMRFATFYVNQDDDFTGNDSDTDLRDFGLQGNSRVGAKVKVNDKFSAHLELYVKGGSKSNAVGTRLFYGTYDFGGLKLNIGQMWTPLNVLSIDQVSKDDGDLLGWGAFFTGRNEAVMVEVAGARIALVRNKQTDFEKYDVTIPRIEADYTFKIDPVKARVFAGYQTFSAEDEDTITFDTDSYVAGLDLTGNMGMAGFALTGYYGSNIGAMGASGPNLAATKSEDTTDFGVAVAVNFKPADNVKVEVGYGYASSDRDDVTDPDTQQSYYANVKYSFAKGFFVQPEIAVYDYMDDSNGDTEGKEVYFGAKWQMNF is encoded by the coding sequence ATGAAGAAGTTTTTAGCAGTTATGTTTGTAGCGCTTTTCGCAGTATCAGCTTTTGCAGCTGATTGGGGACTTTATGGTAGTATGAGATTTGCAACATTTTATGTAAATCAGGATGATGACTTTACAGGAAATGATTCTGATACTGACCTTAGAGATTTCGGTCTTCAGGGTAACAGCCGTGTTGGTGCAAAAGTTAAAGTGAATGACAAGTTTTCTGCTCACTTAGAGCTTTATGTTAAAGGTGGTAGCAAAAGTAATGCTGTAGGGACAAGGTTGTTTTACGGTACTTACGATTTTGGTGGCTTAAAACTTAATATTGGTCAAATGTGGACTCCATTGAACGTTCTTTCTATTGACCAAGTTTCTAAAGATGATGGAGACCTTCTTGGCTGGGGTGCTTTCTTTACTGGTAGAAATGAAGCTGTTATGGTTGAAGTTGCTGGTGCAAGAATTGCTCTTGTAAGAAACAAGCAAACTGATTTTGAAAAGTACGATGTTACAATTCCAAGAATAGAAGCTGACTATACATTTAAAATTGACCCAGTTAAAGCAAGAGTTTTTGCTGGTTATCAGACTTTCTCAGCTGAAGATGAGGATACCATAACTTTTGACACAGATTCATATGTTGCAGGTCTTGACTTGACTGGCAATATGGGTATGGCTGGGTTTGCTCTTACAGGTTACTATGGCTCTAATATAGGTGCTATGGGCGCTTCTGGTCCAAACCTTGCTGCAACTAAGAGCGAAGATACTACAGACTTTGGTGTAGCTGTAGCTGTAAACTTCAAGCCTGCTGATAATGTTAAGGTAGAAGTTGGTTACGGTTATGCTTCATCTGATAGAGATGATGTTACCGATCCTGATACTCAGCAGTCTTACTATGCTAACGTTAAATATAGCTTTGCAAAAGGTTTCTTTGTTCAGCCAGAAATAGCTGTTTATGATTATATGGATGATTCTAATGGTGATACAGAAGGTAAAGAAGTTTACTTTGGCGCTAAATGGCAGATGAATTTCTAA